In Archangium violaceum, the following are encoded in one genomic region:
- a CDS encoding pyridoxamine 5'-phosphate oxidase family protein, producing the protein MNAPPPSERGTVRRLPQRASYDEAVIHAILDEGLVAHVGVTVEGQPYVIPMVYGRIGRNLYLHGASVSRLTRQLAQGVPVCLTVTLLDGLILARSAFHHSVNYRSVVVLGTAALVTDDAEKALALEAVTEHVLRGRWAEVRPPNVQEMKATFVLRLPLEEASAKVRTGPPRDDAEDLSIDCWAGEIPLRLQALAPVNSPDLREGIRPPASVVEYQRPQVAYVEENSYVTAD; encoded by the coding sequence ATGAACGCACCTCCTCCCAGTGAACGCGGCACCGTCCGCCGCCTCCCCCAGCGCGCCTCCTATGACGAGGCCGTCATCCACGCCATCCTCGACGAGGGCCTGGTGGCTCACGTGGGGGTGACGGTGGAAGGCCAGCCGTACGTCATTCCCATGGTGTACGGGCGCATCGGACGGAACCTGTACCTCCACGGAGCCTCGGTGAGCAGGCTCACCCGGCAGCTCGCCCAGGGAGTGCCGGTGTGCCTCACGGTGACCCTGCTGGACGGGCTCATCCTGGCGCGCTCCGCGTTCCACCACAGCGTGAACTACCGCTCCGTGGTGGTGCTGGGCACGGCGGCGCTGGTGACGGACGACGCGGAGAAGGCGCTGGCGCTGGAGGCGGTCACGGAGCATGTCCTGCGTGGCCGCTGGGCCGAGGTGCGCCCGCCCAACGTCCAGGAGATGAAGGCCACCTTCGTGCTGCGGCTCCCGCTGGAGGAGGCCTCGGCGAAGGTGCGCACCGGACCACCGCGCGATGACGCGGAGGATCTGTCGATCGACTGCTGGGCGGGGGAGATCCCGCTGCGTCTCCAAGCGCTTGCGCCCGTGAACTCACCGGATCTGCGCGAGGGCATCCGGCCGCCCGCGTCCGTCGTGGAGTATCAACGACCCCAGGTGGCCTACGTCGAGGAGAACAGCTACGTCACCGCGGACTGA
- a CDS encoding PLP-dependent aminotransferase family protein, which translates to MKGWDLPLDLHAPSPTPLFVRIARALEDDIRRGRLPPGSPLPGSRTLAESLGVHRNTVLAAYRELETQGWIATSAARATFVSPTLPDVPARPVAGAPRAAMPSRVGFALPAAAPLRREHPEPPRGTIVLAGGVPDIRLLPAALLARAYRRALKLHGNRVLGYGDPNGHPRLRAALADMLSSLRGLAVSADDLVITRGSQGALDLVARTLLRPGDTVAVETPGYRPAWHALQLAGARLVPVPVDAEGLSVEALASLSQRTPVRAVYLTPHHQYPTTVTLSPARRLALLAWAREHRVALIEDDYDHEFHYEGRPVLPLASADRDGLVLYVGTLSKVLAPALRLGFLAAPPPFLEHALGVREAVDRQGDTALEAAVAELLEEGEVQRHVRKMRGVYRDRRDALVEALARELPDVLTVSPPAGGMALWAHCAPEVDAAAWSRAGLEEGVSFTPGSVFGFDERPVPAVRLGFAARKESELAEAVRRMVRALATVTGTQRQGSTARTGAGSRSRGATRRG; encoded by the coding sequence ATGAAGGGATGGGATCTCCCGCTCGACCTCCACGCTCCGTCGCCGACGCCCCTCTTCGTGCGCATCGCCCGCGCGCTGGAGGACGACATCCGCAGGGGCCGGCTCCCGCCCGGCTCGCCCCTGCCGGGCAGCCGTACCCTGGCCGAGTCGCTCGGCGTGCACCGCAACACCGTGCTCGCCGCCTACCGGGAGCTGGAGACCCAGGGGTGGATCGCCACCTCGGCGGCGCGGGCCACCTTCGTCTCTCCCACGCTGCCGGACGTTCCCGCCCGGCCCGTCGCCGGAGCCCCTCGCGCGGCCATGCCCTCGCGGGTGGGCTTCGCGCTTCCGGCCGCCGCGCCCCTGCGCCGCGAGCACCCCGAGCCTCCTCGCGGAACGATCGTCCTCGCGGGAGGCGTCCCGGACATCCGGCTGCTGCCCGCCGCCCTCCTCGCGCGAGCCTACCGCCGGGCGCTGAAGCTCCATGGCAACCGCGTGCTCGGCTACGGGGATCCGAACGGCCACCCCCGCCTCCGCGCCGCGCTCGCCGACATGCTCTCCTCGCTGCGGGGGCTCGCCGTCAGCGCGGACGATCTGGTCATCACCCGGGGCAGCCAGGGCGCGCTGGATCTGGTCGCGCGCACCCTGCTGCGGCCCGGGGACACCGTGGCGGTGGAGACTCCCGGCTACCGTCCCGCCTGGCATGCGCTCCAGCTCGCCGGGGCCCGGCTCGTGCCCGTCCCCGTGGACGCGGAGGGCCTGAGCGTGGAGGCCCTCGCGTCCCTCTCCCAGCGCACGCCGGTGCGGGCCGTCTACCTCACGCCCCACCACCAGTACCCCACCACCGTGACGCTCTCCCCGGCGCGGCGGCTCGCGCTGCTGGCGTGGGCCCGCGAGCACCGCGTGGCCCTGATCGAGGACGACTACGACCATGAGTTCCACTACGAGGGCCGCCCCGTCCTGCCGCTGGCGAGCGCGGATCGGGACGGGCTGGTGCTGTACGTGGGAACGCTGTCCAAGGTGCTGGCGCCGGCCCTGCGCCTGGGCTTCCTCGCCGCGCCACCGCCCTTCCTGGAGCACGCGCTCGGGGTGCGCGAGGCGGTGGATCGGCAGGGCGACACCGCCCTGGAAGCGGCCGTGGCCGAGCTGCTGGAGGAGGGCGAGGTCCAGCGCCACGTCCGCAAGATGCGAGGCGTCTACCGCGACCGGCGGGACGCCCTGGTGGAGGCGCTGGCGCGAGAGCTGCCGGACGTGCTCACCGTCTCACCTCCGGCGGGAGGCATGGCCCTGTGGGCCCACTGCGCGCCGGAGGTGGACGCCGCCGCCTGGTCGCGGGCGGGGCTGGAGGAGGGCGTGTCCTTCACACCGGGGAGCGTCTTCGGCTTCGACGAGCGGCCCGTGCCCGCGGTGCGGCTGGGCTTCGCCGCGCGCAAGGAGTCCGAGCTGGCCGAGGCGGTGCGGCGCATGGTGCGCGCCCTCGCCACGGTCACCGGGACTCAGCGCCAGGGCTCCACCGCCCGGACAGGCGCTGGTAGCAGATCACGAGGAGCGACAAGAAGAGGGTGA